One window of Microbacterium sp. Root61 genomic DNA carries:
- a CDS encoding fumarylacetoacetate hydrolase family protein encodes MKIARFSHRDTIRFGILDEGDFVVLAGDPMFAGFETTGERVPLADAALLAPVIPRSKVVCVGRNYRDHAAEFGNEAPAEPMLFLKPNTSVIGPGDTIVRPRQSERTDFEGELAVVIGSIAKDVAVDRAHEVIFGYTIANDITARDLQKRDGQWSRAKGFDTFCPLGPVIDTEFDLANATLESRLNGEVRQKAPLTDMVHSVADIIAYASAAFTLLPGDVILTGTPAGVGPFEAGDTLEVEISGLGTLRNTARNA; translated from the coding sequence GTGAAGATCGCGCGGTTCAGCCACAGGGACACCATCCGCTTCGGCATCCTCGATGAGGGCGATTTCGTCGTACTCGCGGGTGACCCGATGTTCGCCGGATTCGAGACCACGGGGGAGCGCGTGCCGCTCGCCGACGCCGCACTGCTGGCACCGGTCATCCCGCGCTCGAAGGTGGTCTGCGTCGGACGCAACTATCGCGATCACGCGGCCGAGTTCGGCAACGAAGCGCCCGCCGAGCCGATGCTGTTCCTCAAGCCCAACACGTCGGTGATCGGTCCTGGCGACACCATCGTGCGACCGCGGCAGAGCGAGCGCACCGACTTCGAGGGCGAACTGGCCGTCGTGATCGGCTCGATCGCGAAGGATGTCGCCGTCGACCGCGCCCACGAGGTGATCTTCGGCTACACGATCGCGAACGACATCACCGCGCGCGACCTGCAGAAGCGGGACGGCCAATGGTCGCGCGCCAAGGGCTTCGACACGTTCTGCCCGCTCGGACCGGTCATCGACACCGAATTCGACCTCGCGAACGCCACGCTCGAGTCCCGCCTCAACGGCGAAGTACGGCAGAAGGCGCCGCTGACCGACATGGTGCACTCGGTGGCCGACATCATCGCGTACGCCTCGGCCGCGTTCACGCTGCTGCCCGGCGACGTGATCCTGACCGGAACCCCCGCGGGGGTCGGCCCGTTCGAGGCCGGCGACACACTCGAGGTCGAGATCAGCGGCCTCGGCACGCTGCGCAATACGGCGCGCAACGCGTGA
- a CDS encoding aminotransferase class V-fold PLP-dependent enzyme: protein MAPITVSAPPALAASEAFAGGRGYLAACTLGLPPRAARDAMAADLDAWSSGHPDPVGYTAAVERTRGHFARLVDVAADRVAIGSQASVFSGLIAAGLPDGAEVLCAEGDFSSIVLPFVHAGRGIRVRSVPLDALADEITPDTALVAFSIVQSACGQVADAAAIVTAARRHGARTYCDATQAVGWLPVDASQFDALVCHAYKWLCAPRGVAFLTISADFARRIPSVFAGWYAGDNPWTSCYGDSVELASDARRFDVSPAWQAFVGAEAALELFATSDPTALHAHATGLATAFRDRLGLVTADRASAIVSWRDPEGCDLARLTAAGIIASGRAGRVRVAFHVFNDAQDVDLAVAALGR, encoded by the coding sequence ATGGCCCCGATCACCGTCTCCGCACCCCCCGCCCTCGCGGCGAGCGAGGCGTTCGCCGGCGGCCGCGGCTACCTCGCGGCCTGCACCCTCGGCCTGCCACCGCGGGCCGCGCGCGACGCCATGGCCGCCGACCTCGACGCCTGGTCCTCCGGACACCCCGACCCGGTCGGCTACACGGCAGCGGTCGAGCGCACGCGCGGCCACTTCGCCAGGCTGGTCGATGTCGCGGCCGACCGTGTCGCGATCGGCTCGCAGGCATCCGTATTCAGCGGTCTGATCGCCGCCGGCCTCCCCGACGGCGCAGAGGTGCTGTGCGCCGAAGGAGACTTCTCCTCGATCGTGCTCCCCTTCGTCCACGCCGGCCGCGGCATCCGTGTCCGTTCCGTGCCGCTCGACGCGCTCGCGGACGAGATCACCCCCGACACCGCGCTCGTCGCCTTCTCGATCGTGCAATCGGCATGCGGCCAGGTGGCGGATGCCGCCGCCATCGTCACCGCAGCGCGCCGCCACGGCGCGCGCACGTACTGCGACGCGACGCAGGCCGTCGGGTGGCTGCCCGTCGACGCCTCGCAGTTCGACGCGCTCGTGTGCCACGCCTACAAGTGGCTGTGCGCCCCGCGGGGCGTGGCGTTCCTCACCATCAGTGCGGACTTCGCCCGCCGGATCCCGTCGGTGTTCGCCGGGTGGTACGCCGGCGACAACCCGTGGACGTCGTGCTACGGCGACTCTGTCGAGCTCGCCTCCGACGCGCGCCGGTTCGACGTCTCCCCCGCGTGGCAGGCATTCGTCGGTGCGGAGGCGGCACTCGAACTGTTCGCGACCTCCGACCCGACCGCTCTGCACGCCCATGCCACCGGGCTCGCCACCGCGTTCCGCGATCGCCTCGGGCTGGTCACCGCCGACCGGGCCAGCGCCATCGTCTCCTGGCGGGATCCGGAAGGATGCGACCTCGCGCGCCTCACGGCCGCCGGCATCATCGCCTCCGGTCGCGCCGGACGCGTGCGCGTCGCCTTCCACGTCTTCAACGACGCGCAGGACGTCGACCTCGCCGTGGCCGCCCTCGGCCGCTGA
- a CDS encoding MFS transporter, with translation MSTSILTEAELGHAQNRIVGVLAAGQVLGGIAFGSTISLGALLARTISGQDALSGFATAFLTLGAALCAIPLAALAARHGRRRSLTLGNALALVGIIVVVSAAALSWFPLLLLGFILIGAGNAGNLQSRFAATDLAPTARRGRDLSIVVWATTVGAVLGPNLLEPGEVIGAALGMPPLTGAYVFSIVAQLCALALYLIALRPDPLLTAQRLALQRVVRADHIVEVDRPRVARYAIIAVAGSHAVMASVMAMTPVHLVHHGATLSIVGLTISLHVAGMYALSPVFGILADRWGRVRVIMLGQAILAASLLTAAFAGSSEVGVTLALILLGLGWSAATVAGSALLTEASATQFRPKRQGRSDSLMSLSAAVGAILAGLILGWIGYGGLALVALAVVAAVVVMSPMARIPRAAASATVD, from the coding sequence GTGAGCACGTCGATCCTCACTGAAGCAGAGCTTGGCCACGCCCAGAACCGCATCGTCGGCGTACTCGCCGCGGGCCAGGTGCTCGGCGGCATCGCCTTCGGTTCCACGATCTCGCTCGGCGCGCTCCTGGCGCGCACGATCTCCGGACAGGACGCACTGTCCGGGTTCGCCACCGCCTTCCTCACGCTCGGTGCGGCCCTGTGCGCGATCCCGCTCGCCGCACTCGCGGCGCGTCACGGTCGTCGGCGTTCCCTGACGCTCGGCAATGCCCTTGCGCTGGTGGGCATCATCGTCGTCGTCTCCGCCGCCGCGCTGAGCTGGTTCCCACTCCTTCTCCTGGGCTTCATCCTGATCGGCGCCGGCAACGCCGGCAATCTGCAGTCCCGCTTCGCGGCGACTGACCTCGCGCCGACCGCACGGCGCGGCCGCGATCTGTCGATCGTGGTGTGGGCGACGACCGTCGGCGCCGTCCTCGGCCCCAACCTCCTCGAACCGGGCGAGGTCATCGGCGCCGCGCTCGGGATGCCGCCGCTCACCGGCGCCTACGTGTTCTCGATCGTCGCGCAGCTGTGCGCGCTGGCGCTGTACCTCATCGCGCTGCGGCCCGACCCACTGCTGACCGCGCAGCGACTCGCCCTCCAGCGCGTCGTGCGCGCCGATCACATCGTCGAGGTCGATCGGCCCCGCGTCGCCCGGTACGCGATCATCGCAGTCGCGGGCTCGCACGCCGTGATGGCATCCGTCATGGCGATGACTCCCGTGCATCTGGTGCATCACGGCGCCACGCTGTCCATCGTCGGGCTGACGATCAGCCTGCACGTCGCCGGCATGTATGCACTGTCACCGGTCTTCGGCATCCTGGCGGACCGCTGGGGACGAGTGCGGGTGATCATGCTGGGACAGGCGATCCTCGCCGCCTCCCTCCTGACAGCCGCGTTCGCGGGATCCTCCGAGGTTGGCGTGACCCTCGCGCTCATCTTGCTCGGACTGGGCTGGAGCGCCGCGACCGTGGCGGGATCGGCGCTGCTGACCGAAGCATCCGCGACGCAGTTCCGGCCCAAGCGACAGGGACGCAGCGACTCGCTCATGAGCCTGTCCGCAGCGGTCGGCGCGATCCTCGCCGGACTGATCCTGGGCTGGATCGGCTACGGCGGGCTCGCCCTGGTCGCCCTGGCCGTCGTCGCGGCTGTCGTCGTGATGTCGCCGATGGCACGCATCCCGCGCGCCGCGGCGTCCGCCACCGTCGACTGA